The region ACTCGGTCGTCAACGGTAACAGCGATGGCTGACAAGGAGAAGCGCCGGTCCGGGATGCCCGCGGGCAAAACCACCAAATCGGACGGCGACAGGGAGTTTCTAACGCAGGCGGGCGTGGGAGAGCTGCTCCGCGGGGCCATCCTGAAGATGGTCGAGGCCAGGTCGGACGACCCCATCGGATTCCTGGCCGACCACTTCTGCAACCTCGCCTCGGCGTCGGACGGCGGCGCCGCTGGATGCGGAGACGAGGAGCCGCCGAGCGGCGCATGCGCGCAGGAGCAGCAGCACCTGAACCGGGCGCTGTGGCACCTGCGGCTGGCGCACCACTCCCAAAGGTCTGGTGACTTCTGATGATCTCTGAACACATATCCtgcaggcagtactcgagttgtaaaaaaaatcaggggggatggtggattttatcatatgaggATAGAtaatttaagataagataagatatcctttattttctccctcagtggggaaacttattttgttgtcatcagtacacttagcacacacatgcaggggaggggtaaaaagactgaaaagtcagaaataaaaaatatataaaaaatacaaaaagatacgtataaaatatgtataaccacagaatatgaacagtatatacagttaagAAATAAGAGTTaagataatataagatgtgcagatattgcacatcttatattattgcacatattatattatttcacatcttattgtccactggctactgagagcaggcctggttatacagtctgatggcagcggggaggaaggacctgcgatgcctctcggtggtgcatcgtgggtgacgaagccggtcatttgtgttgattacaaataatataatactacaaataatagcactgaccaaaacacctgcagaaatattgCAGGAATGAcacagcagcagttaaatgcagccttctgtaagctttaaatacccactgggcttacatcaaatacatcaaaacacaaaaataaaaaacagttttctgaacttatcaatatgcctctgtccttcacaggataagtaaaatagatcactgcaaaaactcaaaatcttaacaagaatatttgtcttatttctagttaaaatgtctcattttagtaaaaaaaaaaatctcattacacttaaaacaagactcgtcactggaaataaaccacaattttcacctgtttcaagtagattttcacttgaaataagtagaaaaatctgcccgtgcaacaagatttttttgcttgtaataagaagataaatcttgtcccactggcagattttcctacttatttcaagtgaaaatttacctgaaacaggtgaaaattgtcacatttttctgttgttatttttctggtgatgactaaatgttgaaatagcagtaaaaccacattcattgatgaaatggcataagggatggaaagggaggatggcagttttacaggtgggatgattttgaccgtttttatttcaggggggatgccatcccccctcatcccccctcaactagAGTACTGCCTGCAGGGTACGGCTGGGATTTAGCGTGGATTAGGGGGCCCGTACGTTGGTCGAATTTCCAAATAAATAAGTCTGAAATAATAGGATAAACTATTAAAGTCATTTGGCAATAGTTTATTTAGACTGTGCTTTTATTGGCGTCTTGAGAACTAACTGCTTAACGTGTAAAGGTTTGGTAGGTTTACGTTGTTGTGTTTCTATGAAAAGTACAATGTGTCAGCTGTATAATGAGAAAGAAAATATTGGCATCACAGTACTGAGGGTTGTTCTGGCCAAAATCTTAATGGTATCACATAAGATTACTGGACTTCATATTGATTTCTTCAAGACAGATTGTCACAGCAAAGATGATTGAGAATTCCATTCAAAATGGAACCCCATTAACTGTGGAGTTCCACAAGGTAGCTGCCTAGGGCCTTTGTTATACTCTATTTTCACAAACGATTTACCATTGGGTATAAATAATGTTAATACAATTatgtatgccgatgacacaacaTTATATAGCGCGGACACATCTGAGCAAGCTGTAACTGACACCTTAAATATGGCTTTAGCAGACATTTACAAATGGATTGAGAGCAACAAGCTGGTGTTAAATATTTCTAAGACAAAGGCCATTGTGCTTGGATCTAGACACATGTTAGGTAAGAGTCCTCAGTTAAAACTGTCAATTGGCACCACACAAATAGAACAGGTGAACACTATAAAACTTCTGGGAGTAACTATAGATAGCTCTCTATCTTGGTCCaaacatataaataatattgtCGTCAAAATGGGAAGAGGAATTGGTATGACTAGGAAGTGTTCTGCTTTCATCACTCCCTCGATAATGAAATCTGTTATTCATTGTTTGGTTTTGTCTCATTTAGAATACTGCCCTGTTATCTGGTCATCAGCTAcaaaatctgatttgaaaaagtTGCAGATTGCGCAGAATAAAGCGGCTCGTCTGGCATTAGGCTGTTCATACATGACAAGTATTAGTTATATGCATGAACATCTGGCATGGCTAATGGTTGAAAAGAAATTAGCAGTGAGTCTTATAATGCTACTGCGGAACATTATTTCCACTGGCAAGCCGTATAGCTTGGCTCACCAGTTAGAAATGACTTCTGAACATGGTTACAACACCAGGGGAGCAGCTTCTGGTAACATAAGAATACAAACAACACCTAAATCAAACTGTCTGAAACATACTGGTATATATAGGTCAATAACCCTCTGGAATGCACtgcccaaaaatatattttctacaATACATAGCAAAATTACTTTCAAAAAGAATATCAAGATATACCTAGCCAATTTGCCAAGTACATAACTGTGATTTGTAAATCTGTTCTTTTGATTTATAATGTGAATTTGTTCTTTGTATCTGtgttctttgtattttattttattttttatttgtattttctgtttttattttaaattgtatttttagctgtacatttgtattgtatttgttttattcaggaccccaggaagactagaggcTCAGTCATGTGtctctaatggggatccttcaataaacataaacataaacatagaaTCAACATCTCATGCTGCAGTCACAGTACAGTCCCtcagtttatttaaataaaagaaagggggaaaaaaaagataattacaTTGACAAGAGTTACTTCTGTGTAAAACAAAAACCTTGGAATCCTCTCTCAACTAACcagttgttatttttttcttttaaatgtaatttttcacCCAGATCAGCATTCGGCAACAATGTTCTCGTAGCTTATGACCTCCTGAACCTCACTGGACATCAAGCAGATGAACCTCCAGAAGGGCCTGATGGCTTCTGCCCCGACGGCccccctggaggaggaggagtaagAGGAGGCCTCTACACACAGACTCTGCAGTGCCTGTGCAGTGAGGGCGGGGTTCCCGCCTCCACCTCGGCCCCGCTCCTCCGCCGCCTCCATTGCCAGGATCACGAGGCCGTCCCTTACGATGTCTTCCGTCACGGTGTGCTCACGTGTGCCGTTTTCTCAGACTACATCCGGCAGGCTCAGAGGCTTTATGCTGAGGTGTGCTGCCCGGACGAGGGCCCCGCCTCGCGGGCTCTGTGCCTGGCTGTGCTGGGGACGTTAAAGGAAGCGCTGGAGACTTCCCAGGGCTGTGATTCAAACTGCTGTGTTAACGCTAACACTAAAGCAATTGCTTGTCTGGAGGGCAGTGTGAAGGCTATCCGCTACTTGCAGGCCAGTGCCAAGATCTCTCCCTACAACTTAGCTCAGGCCTTGGCAGGAGCACACACACGGGGGCCCGGCGGCAACATGGACGCAAAGGAGTTTGAgaatgctgctgcagagctgttcATCACTCGAGTGAAAGTCGTGTCATAACTTTTTTGTATCTGGGATGTTAGTATATCTTTTtagcaattaattaatttttgttACCTCTTACATATTGCTTGTTTGCACAAATGTGCACAAATGCatacatataataataacacattCAGACATCTTCTCCTCTGCCAACTAATATCAAACCCATTAAGCGCCTGGAAGGCATACATAATAATATGGCTCACACTTTTCCAATAATATTtaattcataaaaaacattgatgGTTTTTACTGTCGTGCAGACCTCATCATGACATACTCAGATTAAAAAGTAACTGTCTTTTCTCTGCATCTGTTGAAATTGTGATTGCTGTAacaattatttctattttaatgtCTCACTTTCATGTTTTTGAGTCGATTacattctggaaaaaaaaaacatgcagagcCACACAGAAGAAAACATTCACTCTAATGTGAAACGTTTGATCTCAAGTAGCCTATACCATACACTGAAAAACTGGAGCAACAGTAGCTTGCAGAAAAGGATAAGAGCAATACAAAAGTTATGATGTATGAGACCAAAATACTTTATTGTGATCGATAAAAGAACtgcacaaaataaaaacaacagagtAGAATCActgttttgtatgtattttaattaattgcaTTTGAAATACTGATAAAAGATGATCGAGCCTGTCTAATCAATATCTGAAACTTGGAAAAATGAGCCGTTTTGGTGTAAATGTTGAAGTTCCTCTTGCAGCCACTAGGGGGAAGCACCGTTCACTCACACGCAAACTAGAGGCGGAAATGACCTGGAGCAAAACAACCGCAGCTCTGCCGGAGCTGCAGCAGTGACACCAGTGAACACCAGTCGTTGCAACCTGATATCATGTCTTGCATACATTCAGCGTTAGTCTGATAGAAATATAGAGTAAGATGTACATGCAAAGTAAATTTAAACTTGCAGGCGGCACGCCTTAGAGCCGGCTTTGCTTGGTGATGGATGAGCAGGACCAGCTGCGGTCCTTGATGTTTCTCATGACTTACGTGCTGCTCAAACGCAGGAGAGACGTAGTCGACGCCAACGTCCAGAGACGCAATGAGATCCAGAGACGCATCCGACACCGCCAGTACTTCTTCCAGAGGCAGAGGAGGATGCTCATGGTTGGTGCTTAGTGCTTTATTCACATCACAACACCCGGACTACTGACGTCCATGAGCAGCATGTATGCGCCttgatttaacccttgtgctgtctttgggtcaagggaggaaagatggaagggagaaaagatggaaggaaggaaggaaaaaaggagaaaagtaggaaagggagaaaagaaggaaggaagtaggaaagggagtaaggaagaaaggagaaataaaggaagGAATTAGGAAAGGgagcaaggaagggagaaaagatggaacggaggaagtgagaaaagatggaaggaaggaaagaaggaagtaaggaagaaaggagaaataaaggaaggaagtaggaaagatgGAACGGAGAaaaaatggaaggaaggaagtaaggaagagaggagaaaagaaggaaggaagtaggaaagggagtaaggaagggagaaaatatggaaggaaggaaagaaggaagtaaggaagaaaggcgaaaagaaggaaggaagtaggaaagggagtaaggaagggagaaaagatggaacggaggaagtgagaaaagatggaaggaaggaaagaaggaagtaaggaagaaaggagaaataaaggaaggaagtaggaaagatggaacggaggaagggagaaaagatggaaggaaggaagtaaggaagaaaggagaaataaaggaaggaattaggaaagggagtaaggaagggagaaaagatggaacggaggaagtgagaaaagatggaaggaaggaaagaaggaagtaaggaagaaaggagaaataaaggaaggaagtaggaaagggagtaaggaagggagaaaagatggaacggaggaagggagaaaagatggaaggaaggaagtaaggaagaaaggagaaaagaaggaaggaagtaggaaagggagtaaggaagggagaaaagatggaaggaaggaaagaaggaagtaaggaagaaaggagaaaagaaggaaggaagtaggaaagggagtaaggaagggagaaaagatggaaggaaggaaagatggaaggaaggaaagaagaatgtaaggaagaaggaagggagtaaggaagggagaaaagatggaaggaaagaaggatgtaaggaagaaggaagggagtaaggaaaggagaaaagaaggaaggaagtaggaaagggagtaaggaagggagaaaagatggaaggaaggaagtaaggaagaaaggagaaaagaaggaaggagtaggagtaaggaagggagaaaagatggaacggaggaaagaagggagaaaaggaaagaaagaagggagggaagaaggaaggaatggataaaataaggaaagaaggaaggaaaagcaaagaaggtaataaaggaacgaatgacggaagggaggtaggaagaaaaaggagtaaaggagggtaaaaaaggaggaaaagaggaaaggaagaaggaaggagagagcatggcaggagggaagaaggatagaagaattgtctttatttattcattttgccTGTTGAAGACATTtgtatttgaaagaaaaaaatagaaatgtgCTTTCAGAAAATGTCCTCACTCCTCATGTAGAAAACTGTGCGTAAAATCTTAGTTCTCCAAGTTCCCACACTTTGAGAGGAACGTAAATAACTCCTGTGAATTATTACTCTGTTTTGATACCTCACACTGATTGGATAGCAATAAATCAATGAAACTATCCCATCATTGTTTCTGCCTTCAGATCTGCCTTAGTATAAAATAGAAGCCGGACATGGACAACTTCACATCCGGTCAAGTATATCGAATATTGAAAATCAAATGGCTAACTTTGGTTTCTACTATTTCAAAAAAGCACAATTGTATTTTACAGGGCAGGACAACTGATGCGGTGCTCACTCAAGCTATTTTTAAGCAGTCAAAGCATGAAACAATATACTACcag is a window of Cololabis saira isolate AMF1-May2022 chromosome 16, fColSai1.1, whole genome shotgun sequence DNA encoding:
- the tpgs1 gene encoding tubulin polyglutamylase complex subunit 1, which gives rise to MADKEKRRSGMPAGKTTKSDGDREFLTQAGVGELLRGAILKMVEARSDDPIGFLADHFCNLASASDGGAAGCGDEEPPSGACAQEQQHLNRALWHLRLAHHSQRSAFGNNVLVAYDLLNLTGHQADEPPEGPDGFCPDGPPGGGGVRGGLYTQTLQCLCSEGGVPASTSAPLLRRLHCQDHEAVPYDVFRHGVLTCAVFSDYIRQAQRLYAEVCCPDEGPASRALCLAVLGTLKEALETSQGCDSNCCVNANTKAIACLEGSVKAIRYLQASAKISPYNLAQALAGAHTRGPGGNMDAKEFENAAAELFITRVKVVS